In Misgurnus anguillicaudatus unplaced genomic scaffold, ASM2758022v2 HiC_scaffold_26, whole genome shotgun sequence, the following proteins share a genomic window:
- the LOC141362430 gene encoding tripartite motif-containing protein 16-like, whose translation MAEVNLSVSQDQFICSICLDLLKDPVTIPCGHSYCMSCITNCWNQDDQKRNYSCPQCRQTFRTRPDLGKNVMLVNMVEDLRRLQTDRSALSSAGPEDVKCDVCTERKYKAVKSCLVCLESYCQTHFEQHEAFHRGKKHKVIDVTGRLQEMICSQHDKLIEVYCHTDQRCICYLCAMDEHKNHDTVSAAAERTEKQRLVEDKQRKLHQRIQEKEKKLQDLRESVKIHTISAQTAVDDTERIFTQLIRSIKRRRSEVIQLIRVQEKTAVRRAEDLLKKLKKEIDDLRRRNYEMEKLSQTKDHISFLQSFQSLSSSLGSSDNITVSSLLSFDDVMKSVTKLKDKIEDFWKEEIEKISEKVLFTVVIPTDEPKIREEFLKYFSLFSLDPNTAHSSISLSEENRAATCTDTDQPYPDHPDRFECWRQVLCRESLCGRCYWEIEWSGVDGVFISVSYKSISRKGGHECRFGFNDQSWSLFCSSYKCSFWHNNIETKLPVVSSKIGVYVDHSSGSLSFYSVSDTMTLIHRVNTTFTKPLYPGFWFNFFGSRVKLCDLNL comes from the exons ATGGCAGAAGTGAATCTTTCAGTGTCTCAGGATCAGTTCATCTGTTCAATCTGTCTGGATTTACTGAAGGATCCAGTGACCATTCCCTGTGGACATAGTTACTGTATGAGCTGTATTACAAACTGCTGGAATCAAGATGATCAGAAAAGAAACTACAGCTGCCCTCAATGCAGACAGACCTTCAGAACAAGACCTGATTTAGGGAAGAATGTGATGCTTGTTAATATGGTGGAGGACCTGAGGAGACTTCAGACTGATCGATCTGCTCTCAGTTCTGCTGGACCTGAAGATGTGAAGTGTGACGTCTGTACTGAGAGAAAATACAAAGCTGTCAAGTCCTGTCTGGTGTGTCTTGAATCTTACTGTCAAACTCACTTTGAACAACATGAAGCTTTTCACAGAGGAAAGAAACACAAAGTGATTGATGTGACAGGAAGACTTCAGGAGATGATCTGCTCTCAACATGACAAACTCATCGAGGTTTACTGTCACACTGATCAGAGATGTATTTGTTATCTGTGTGCGATGGATGAACATAAAAATCACGACACTGTATCAGCTGCAGCAGAGAGAACTGAGAAACAG AGATTAGTGGAGGACAAACAGAGAAAACTCCATCAGAGAATCCAGGAGAAAGAGAAGAAGCTTCAGGATCTAAGAGAGTCTGTGAAGATTCACACG ATCTCTGCACAGACAGCAGTGGACGACACTGAGAGGATCTTTACTCAACTGATCCGATCCATTAAGAGAAGACGATCTGAGGTGATACAACTGATCAGAGTTCAGGAAAAGACTGCAGTGAGGCGAGCTGAAGATCTCTTGAAGAAACTGAAGAAGGAGATTGATGATCTGAGGAGGAGAAATTATGAGATGGAGAAACTTTCACAAACAAAAGATCACATCAGTTTCCTTCAG AGTTTTCAGTCTCTCTCTTCATCTCTTGGATCTTCAGACAACATCACTGtctcttctcttctctcttTTGATGATGTGATGAAATCTGTCACTAAACTGAAAGACAAGATTGAGGATTTTTGGAAAGAAGAGATTGAAAAGATATCTGAGAAAG TTTTATTCACTGTAGTTATTCCCACCGATGAACCCAAGATCAGAGAGGAGTTCCTAAAGT ATTTCAGTCTCTTCTCTCTGGATCCAAACACAGCCCACAGTAGTATCAGTCTGTCTGAGGAGAACAGAGCAGCTACTTGCACTGACACAGATCAGCCGTATCCTGATCATCCAGACAGATTTGAATGTTGGCGTCAGGTGTTATGTAGAGAGAGTTTATGTGGACGCTGTTACTGGGAGATTGAGTGGAGTGGTGTTGATGGTGTGTttatatcagtgtcatataaGAGCATCAGCAGGAAGGGAGGTCATGAGTGTAGATTTGGATTTAATGATCAGTCCTGGAGTTTGTTCTGTTCTTCCTATAAATGTTCATTCTGGCACAATAATATAGAGACTAAACTGCCAGTAGTCTCCAGTAAAATAGGAGTTTATGTGGATCACAGTTCAGGATCTCTGTCCTTCTACAGCGTCTCTGACACAATGACCCTCATCCACAGAGTCAACACCACATTCACTAAACCTCTCTATCCTGGGTTTTGGTTTAACTTTTTTGGCTCAAGAGTGAAACTATGTGATCTAAACCTATAA